Below is a genomic region from Kribbella qitaiheensis.
CTGCTGTCCGTGATCGGCATCGCGCAGTTCCTGGTCAAGGGCGCGATCAACAACGATCAGACCGGCAACGACAACGGCGACAAGGGCACGCCCACCACCAGCGGTCCGCCGCCGGTGACGAACGCGAAGGCCACCATCGTCGCTGCCAAGGACTTCGACCCGCCGCCGGACGGCAACGGCGCGGAGCACTCGGAAGACGTGAAGAAGACCTACGACGGCAAGACCGACACCACCTGGACGACCCAGTCGTACTTCAAGCGGCCGGATCTCGGCGGCCAGAAGAAGGGCGTCGGGATCTGGTACGACCTCGGCCAGGCCACCAACGTGTCGCAGGTGACGGTCACGCTGGTCGGTGACCCGACGAACCTCGAGCTGATGGTGCCGACCGACCCGGGAGCGACCTCCGCACCGACGACGGTCAAGGGCTGGAAGTCGGTCGCCTCGCTCGAGGACGCCGGAGAATCCGCGGTGCTCAAGCCCTCCACGCCGGCCCAGACGCGATTCGTGCTGGTCTGGCTGACGAGTCTGCCCAAGGTCGGCAGCGACTACCAAGGCGAGATCGCGGAGGTCGCGGTCCAGAAATGACGTCTCTAGATTCAGGTCCGACCCCGCCGCCCCGCTCAGAGGTTCCCCGGATCGGCCCCGCGAACGCGTCCCACGCGTCCCACGCGACTTACGAGACGATGGACGACCACGAGCTGCTCCGGCTGCACGTGGCCGGTAACCCGGACGCCTTCGGCTACCTGGTCAAGCGGCACCGGGACCGGATGTGGGCGGTCGCGATCCGTACTCTCGGCGAGCCCGAGGAGGCGGCGGACGCGCTCCAGGAGGCGTTCATCTCCGCGTTCCGCCGGGCCGACTCGTTCCGCGGCGACGCCAAGGTGACCACCTGGCTGCACCGGATCGTGGTGAACGCCTGCCTGGACCGGATCCGTCGCCGCCAGGTGCGGCAGGCCGATCCGCTGCCGGAGGACGAGGACCGCGCGGCCGAGCTGGCCGGACCCGCCGGGGACGATCCGGCCGAGGTCCGCGAGCGCCGGCTCGACGTCCTGCACGCGCTCAAGCAGATCAACACCGACCAGCGCAGCGCGCTCGTGCTGGTCGACATGGAGGGCTACTCGATCGAGGAGGCGGCCGCCATCCTCGGCTGTGCGCCGGGCACGGTGAAGAGCCGGTGTGCCCGCGGCCGGGCCAAGCTGCTGCCGCTGCTGCGGCACTGGCAGACGACCCGCGGCGGGAGCGCCGGAGTACAGGCTGACGCGGTGGCCGAGAAGAAGGCGAAGACGAGCACGGACGCGGTGGGAACCGAATGAACGGGTCTGCCGTCGAAGCGGGGTCGCCCACCCATGACCCGCGATCCCGGAGCATTTCAGCGATGACCACTTTGCGCACCTCCTACAAGGGGGCGAGTTCCCGATGACCGAATCCGGTCTGCCGACCAGTGAGCACCTCGACCATCTGTCCACGGACACGATCGCCGACCTGATCGAGAACCTGCTGCCCGCGCCCGAGGCACATCGCGCTCGTGAACATGTGAAGGCCTGTCCCGACTGC
It encodes:
- the sigM gene encoding RNA polymerase sigma factor SigM, whose amino-acid sequence is MTSLDSGPTPPPRSEVPRIGPANASHASHATYETMDDHELLRLHVAGNPDAFGYLVKRHRDRMWAVAIRTLGEPEEAADALQEAFISAFRRADSFRGDAKVTTWLHRIVVNACLDRIRRRQVRQADPLPEDEDRAAELAGPAGDDPAEVRERRLDVLHALKQINTDQRSALVLVDMEGYSIEEAAAILGCAPGTVKSRCARGRAKLLPLLRHWQTTRGGSAGVQADAVAEKKAKTSTDAVGTE